In Candidatus Dependentiae bacterium, one genomic interval encodes:
- a CDS encoding HIT domain-containing protein produces the protein MNMLYAPWRTNYTETEAKTKKETATENECVFCVQLEENIDEQYYILKRFEHCVAMLNRYPYNAGHLLIMPYAHIGLLEDLPKKTRIELVELVTHSCKIVQNVLDCHGINIGLNIGKAAGPSIPSHLHFHVLPRWQGDTNFMPTIGKTKVVSSDLNKIYEQLKPYFEILSL, from the coding sequence ATGAATATGCTTTATGCACCTTGGCGGACTAATTATACCGAAACTGAGGCAAAAACGAAAAAAGAAACTGCAACAGAAAATGAGTGTGTTTTTTGTGTGCAGCTAGAGGAAAATATTGACGAGCAGTATTACATCCTAAAGCGTTTCGAGCATTGTGTTGCCATGCTCAATCGCTATCCGTATAATGCAGGCCATCTATTAATAATGCCCTACGCACATATTGGCTTACTTGAAGATCTACCAAAAAAAACACGAATCGAACTTGTGGAACTGGTAACCCACAGCTGCAAAATCGTTCAAAACGTTCTTGATTGCCACGGAATTAATATAGGCCTTAATATCGGCAAAGCTGCAGGCCCAAGCATCCCATCTCACTTACATTTTCATGTATTGCCACGTTGGCAAGGTGATACCAACTTTATGCCTACCATTGGTAAAACAAAGGTAGTTTCTTCTGATTTAAATAAAATTTATGAACAACTTAAGCCATATTTTGAGATATTATCCCTCTAA